A genomic segment from Deltaproteobacteria bacterium encodes:
- a CDS encoding prepilin-type N-terminal cleavage/methylation domain-containing protein yields the protein MPINAVTEVHAVSSKQRASTGFTLTEVMISLGILGIIIAATTVYLADLDKTRYRLEAMSTRDALTLRLKRLTTVSIVAFSASAFATDDPGNRELEKCLDTDNNSICTATNAKDPISFILGYPLQNSPIKVRIAGSDAQPVEYCHDGGPFNPINPGKQCRPEWRVTAYFSAICPLGVAQCPKAAAVRISHKLENIYLKDETFFSAGHKKIDGLGLRSKDNLVYTTLEIPQELRATKNPCNENSAITKIMADGSITCTCLPGSVETSKLKGQPQCTPQKAECPDKTQVVRGYEIDTSSGSPILKAKCSSGHNPPTNIQMNQLCGGYLNGLDLSGCTYSLSVASKKSGGSGLVGNCLTTTQRCVTPK from the coding sequence ATACCTATCAATGCTGTAACTGAGGTTCATGCGGTGAGCAGTAAGCAACGTGCATCGACAGGATTTACGCTTACAGAGGTCATGATATCCCTAGGCATACTCGGGATCATCATCGCTGCCACCACGGTATATCTCGCCGATTTAGACAAGACGCGTTACCGCCTAGAAGCCATGAGCACCCGAGACGCATTAACTCTAAGATTAAAGCGACTCACTACAGTGTCAATTGTGGCTTTCTCGGCAAGCGCTTTTGCCACGGATGATCCGGGCAATCGTGAGCTTGAGAAATGTCTGGACACTGACAATAATTCCATATGCACAGCTACTAATGCGAAAGATCCGATCTCTTTCATCTTAGGTTATCCCCTGCAAAATTCTCCCATCAAAGTCCGTATTGCTGGATCAGACGCTCAGCCCGTGGAGTACTGCCACGACGGGGGGCCTTTTAATCCTATTAATCCTGGCAAACAGTGTCGCCCTGAGTGGAGAGTTACGGCCTATTTTTCTGCAATCTGTCCTCTAGGGGTAGCTCAATGTCCTAAAGCCGCCGCGGTCCGCATTAGTCACAAACTCGAAAATATTTATCTCAAGGACGAGACGTTTTTCAGTGCTGGTCACAAGAAAATTGATGGGCTAGGTCTGAGGTCCAAGGATAACCTGGTCTATACAACCTTAGAGATTCCTCAAGAGTTGCGTGCGACAAAAAATCCCTGTAACGAAAACTCTGCAATCACGAAGATCATGGCTGACGGCTCCATCACATGTACTTGCTTGCCTGGATCGGTAGAGACGTCCAAACTAAAAGGGCAGCCCCAATGCACTCCTCAGAAAGCTGAATGTCCAGACAAAACTCAGGTGGTTAGGGGCTACGAAATTGACACGAGCAGCGGGTCGCCCATACTCAAGGCTAAATGCAGCTCTGGACACAATCCACCGACAAATATCCAAATGAATCAACTCTGCGGTGGATACCTCAATGGACTTGACCTCAGTGGCTGCACTTATTCCCTCTCGGTCGCTAGCAAGAAAAGTGGGGGTAGTGGACTAGTTGGAAATTGTTTAACAACTACACAGCGCTGCGTTACCCCCAAATGA